A genome region from Cryptococcus neoformans var. neoformans B-3501A chromosome 8, whole genome shotgun sequence includes the following:
- a CDS encoding hypothetical protein (Match to EST gb|CF187018.1|CF187018), giving the protein MALQRTPPQRVQRLSPNPMVTADEVLQSGASPFQPRNPAVMRSPPAGSQPHSQYQLAPSPTPQSRPPPKQPEAGPEAHQDSAEEVPAEEVGQEQEDEPATHKSLIVDDRPIRPAPAIVIEPEVSMEVDELEIAPAPEPEAGPSTASQQVPEQTGDVEMEEVEPEPELEPQPESAQPSEPIKPPNSSTPPPSESPALAPAPKSPSLPPAPVTPAAKTPRSRTRRQTNQLPAPPAPIQVDDASQAVSQYGKRYQVTYDALERAVKAGTQRWTADNLKDCFPHLAAQMPKAMENAWMSTSHTMRTKIMSNAQELLKHYKAGPALQIIDEIAQEAREHAKLHGGNGNVYTRPDAWRPNLAPHALVAATNLPVLDETYERLRDEYLGLHKDCQERYASILAKQAQLKQLEENVGDGVLELDKTLKALDGLPVEDMMIWTEAAETKMETRAPEYGE; this is encoded by the exons ATGGCTCTCCAACGAACACCTCCACAGAGAGTACAGCGTCTCTCTCCCAACCCCATGGTTACAGCAGACGAGGTCTTGCAGAGTGGCGCATCTCCGTTTCAGCCACGCAACCCGGCAGTCATGCGCTCTCCCCCGGCAGGTTCACAACCACACTCTCAATATCAGCTCGCCCCATCACCGACACCTCAGTCCCGACCACCACCTAAACAGCCAGAAGCAGGACCGGAAGCACACCAAGATTCTGCTGAAGAAGTGCCGGCGGAAGAGGTGGGACAGGAGCAAGAGGATGAGCCAGCTACACACAAGAGTCTGATTGTAGACGACCGGCCAATCAGACCTGCGCCTGCAATCGTGATTGAACCAGAGGTGTCtatggaagtggatgaaCTGGAAATCGCACCTGCTCCCGAACCAGAAGCAGGACCGTCCACAGCTTCTCAACAAGTGCCTGAGCAGACTGGCgatgtggagatggaagaggttgaaCCTGAGCCTGAACTCGAGCCTCAACCCGAATCAGCCCAGCCGTCAGAGCCCATTAAACCTCCCAATTCATCTACCCCTCCGCCCTCCGAAAGCCCCGCCCTTGCTCCAGCACCAAAATCTCCATCACTCCCCCCCGCACCAGTCACGCCTGCCGCAAAAACGCCTCGCTCTCGTACACGCCGACAAACAAACCAATTGCCGGCACCTCCGGCACCTATACAGGTCGATGATGCATCACAAGCGGTGTCACAGTATGGAAAGAGGTATCAGGTGACGTACGACGCGTTGGAAAGAGCTGTAAAAGCTGGTACACAACGATGGAC TGCGGACAACCTGAAAGACTGTTTCCCTCACTTGGCCGCACAGATGCCCAAGGCAATGGAGAATGCCTGGATGTCCACCAGCCACACTATGCGTACCAAAATAATG AGCAATGCCCAAGAGCTCTTAAAACATTACAAAGCAGGTCCTGCGCTCCAGATCATTGATGAAATTgctcaagaagcaagagagCATGCAAAACTTCATGGCGGGAACGGGAACGTGTACACAAGACCCGATGCATGGCG TCCAAATTTGGCACCACATGCCCTTGTAGCGGCAACAAACTTACCGGTATTGGATGAGACATATGAGAGGTTGAGGGACGAGTATCTCGGG TTGCATAAAGATTGCCAAGAACGTTATGCCTCTATATTAGCCAAACAAGCTCAGCTAAAGCAATTGGAAGAGAATGTCGGCGATGGTGTTTTGGAGCTTGATAAA ACACTAAAGGCTCTGGATGGATTACCAGTAGAGGATATGATGATTTGGACAGAGGCGGCGGagacgaagatggagacGAGAGCACCAGAATATGGCGAATAA